A stretch of the Bos indicus isolate NIAB-ARS_2022 breed Sahiwal x Tharparkar chromosome 13, NIAB-ARS_B.indTharparkar_mat_pri_1.0, whole genome shotgun sequence genome encodes the following:
- the TCF15 gene encoding transcription factor 15 produces the protein MAFALLRPVGAHVLYPDVRLLSEDEENRSESDASDQSFGCCEGLEAARRGPGPGGGRRAAGSAGPVVVVRQRQAANARERDRTQSVNTAFTALRTLIPTEPVDRKLSKIETLRLASSYIAHLANVLLLGDAADDGQPCFRAAGSAKSAVSAAPEGGRQPRSICTFCLSNQRKGGSRRDLGGSCLKVRGVAPLRVPRR, from the exons ATGGCGTTCGCACTGCTGCGCCCCGTCGGCGCGCACGTGCTGTACCCGGACGTGCGGCTGTTGAGCGAGGACGAGGAGAACCGGAGCGAGAGCGACGCCTCCGATCAGTCGTTCGGCTGCTGCGAGGGCCTGGAGGCGGCACGGCGCGGCCCGGGCCCcgggggcgggcggcgggcggcgggcagCGCGGGCCCGGTGGTGGTGGTGCGACAGCGCCAGGCGGCCAACGCGCGGGAGCGGGACCGCACGCAGAGCGTGAACACGGCCTTCACGGCGCTGCGCACGCTCATCCCCACCGAGCCGGTGGACCGCAAGCTGTCCAAGATCGAGACGCTGCGCCTGGCGTCCAGCTACATCGCACATCTGGCCAACGTGCTGCTGCTGGGCGACGCGGCCGACGACGGGCAGCCGTGCTTCCGAGCTGCGGGCAGTGCCAAGAGCGCGGTCTCCGCCGCCCCCGAAGGCGGCCGCCAGCCACGCTCCATCTGCACCTTCTGCCTCAGCAACCAGCGAAAGGGG GGAAGCCGTCGTGACCTGGGGGGCAGCTGCTTGAAGGTGAGGGGGGTAGCCCCACTCCGAGTGCCACGGAGATGA